One Brassica napus cultivar Da-Ae chromosome C4, Da-Ae, whole genome shotgun sequence genomic region harbors:
- the LOC125585503 gene encoding uncharacterized protein LOC125585503 encodes MVCRGKIGSVLLLSIVTVGCSLFLSTLVLALIVTREHYIYLIGILSKACDTWKIWGLVEKVMVSTNHNIPRSIWVAVLQITEYLLGSVKTAHPQLLYETMIYRGCLFKMKYANMSTISYLYFFFFEASFYIL; translated from the exons ATGGTATGCAGAGGAAAGATTGGCTCTGTCTTGTTGCTGTCCATTGTGACTGTTGGTTGCTCACTGTTTCTTTCTACTTTGGTGCTCGCCTTAATCGTAACGAGAG AGCATTACATATACTTAATCGGCATCTTGAGCAAGGCTTGTGATACATGGAAGATATGGGGATTAGTTGAGAAAGTGATGGTGAGCACTAACCATAACATTCCTCGTTCTATATGGGTGGCAGTGCTTCAAATAACAGAGTATCTGCTT GGAAGTGTGAAGACTGCACATCCTCAACTGTTATATGAGACCATGATATATAGGGGTTGTTTGTTCAAGATGAAGTATGCAAACATGTCCACGATatcttatttgtatttttttttttttgaggcttctttctatattttgtaa